From a single Osmerus mordax isolate fOsmMor3 chromosome 6, fOsmMor3.pri, whole genome shotgun sequence genomic region:
- the notchl gene encoding uncharacterized protein notchl — protein MKKKKKAKEAEKKRRREPLGEDAIRMRPLKRNLDIGSDTDFTQSSMEDINARCSTRQEDPSICDHRSPEQKHFRVTPSHSQSPRPIQPPPRGWERNAVPPLLSPPNQSAPVQWCGPDGSVVLIRAVRSGLDRVVLELLRAGVPVNNTDHTGRSALHWACSVNHLSLTRTLTRYGAAVDLQDNKGETPLFLAALHGCYDTARFLLLNGANQELHDRRGRRPLDVAREGMHHQVLELLLAHRVQRGPIPIDPSNEMLWDERGLMYSPWATSQGVPGRSSSFSGVIEQRYMTPPQPSNWSMGRVQCPSPQNWRPQLNQSATALVTPRIMGRPPRPISTLQEVTSEAEDEDRERPQEVPRAATPHFLLPQPAPRQRSFSCTQHALQRRISTHQPAPPLNVVHLETSNEPIERVIVVAPTDAPTQSDRRSTTDNSDITSKAEAEAASSTNVEQRSKSEKLNNMADSTQTAL, from the exons atgaagaagaagaagaaagctaaggaagcagagaagaagagaaggagggagccgCTGGGGGAGGACGCCATTCGAATGCG ACCACTCAAAAGGAACCTGGACATTGGCAGTGACACTGACTTTACCCAGAGTTCCATGGAGGACATCAATGCCAGATGTTCCACACGCCAGGAGGATCCTTCTATCTGTGATCACAGAAGCCCGGAGCAGAAACACTTCAGGGTCACTCCCAGCCACTCACAAAGCCCTAGGCCTATACAAC CTCCTccaagaggatgggagagaaatGCTGTCCCTCCACTTCTGAGTCCTCCCAATCAG TCAGCTCCTGTCCAGTGGTGTGGTCCAGATGGGTCGGTGGTCCTTATCCGTGCAGTGCGGAGTGGTCTCGATCGAGTGGTCCTTGAGCTGCTGCGAGCTGGGGTGCCGGTTAACAACACGGATCATACTG GGAGATCAGCCCTCcactgggcatgctcagtaAACCACCTCTCTCTAACAAGAACCCTCACTCGTTATGGGGCAGCAGTGGACCTTCAAGACAACAAG GGGGAGACGCCTCTGTTTCTCGCTGCCCTTCACGGTTGCTACGATACTGCCAGGTTTCTTCTCCTCAACGGGGCCAATCAGGAATTGCACGATCGAAGAGGGCGTCGCCCACTGGATGTTGCCCGAGAGGGAATGCATCACCAGGTTTTGGAGCTCCTCTTGGCTCACAGAGTTCAGAGAGGACCTATTCCAATTGATCCATCCAATGAGATGTTGTGGGATGAGCGTGGCCTCATGTATTCCCCGTGGGCCACTTCCCAGGGCGTACCTGGGAGGAGTTCCTCCTTTTCCGGGGTCATAGAACAACGATATATGACTCCACCTCAACCAAG TAATTGGTCTATGGGCAGAGTACAGTGTCCCTCCCCCCAGAATTGGCGGCCGCAGCTCAACCAATCAGCAACTGCATTGGTCACTCCAAGAATCATGGGTCGTCCACCTCGGCCAATCAGCACCCTGCAGGAAGTGACCTCAGAAGCAGAGGacgaagacagagaaagaccacAGGAAGTTCCTAGAGCAGCCACCCCCCACTTTTTATTACCCCAGCCTGCTCCTCGACAACGATCATTCTCCTGTACCCAGCATGCATTGCAGCGTCGCATTAGTACCCACCAACCTGCACCACCCCTTAATGTCGTCCACCTTGAGACATCTAATGAGCCCATAGAGAGAGTGATAGTGGTCGCTCCCACAGATGCACCAACCCAATCAGACCGCAGATCAACAACTGATAATAGTGACATCACGAGCAAGGCCGAGGCAGAGGCAGCAAGCTCCACAAATGTAGAGCAGAGAAGCAAAAGTGAGAAACTAAATAACATGGCTGACTCTACACAAACAGCACTATAA
- the tap1 gene encoding antigen peptide transporter 1, whose product MQKMSMLSPLLYLFVDMCAVWAIGMCHLSPLLLPHPFITLWGGGLFRACLFLFLTATYPGTLPWMSSLEGVQTMGVLCSLYPVYISLLWTFGVSTLDQLWGWHSWQGLLQSYGVTAVAWLYWTRYVPTLSSKTTEEPEKTGSSLQRLLGYMKPYMIRFGGVLFLVIISSLGEMAIPHYTGRMTDWIMNEDEPEAFSYAITIMTVITISSALSEFVCDLIYNITMSLIHTSVQGLVFQSVLKQEIAFFDSNKTGEIVSRITTDTNTMSESLSEKLSLLMWYFARIIFLFGFMLNLSWKLSLFTAMGLPIILVIPKISGKFHQALSKKVQESLAKANHVATETFSSIKTVRSFANEEGETERYKKSLEDTYTLNKKEAAAYAASTWTNSMSSLALKVSILYYGGMLVTRGDVSSGDLVSFVLYELQFSSAVEVLMSYYPHVKQAIGASEEIFEYMDRKPQVPPEGSLAPKTLKGHVEFKNITFAYLDKEKNDKTTLKNLSLELKPGKITALVGLSGAGKSTCVSLLERFYQPQEGMILLDGEPLNSYNDQYLHDKISVVSQEPVLFARSVKENIKYGCEGMSDEEMHRAAEQANAHKFISELPNGYDTDAGEKGGQVSGGQKQRIAIARALIRQPRVLVLDDATSNLDTESEHMVHQALLKDSNRCTVLLIAQKMSSVEKASHIVVLKEGEVYEEGGHDELMKNDGFYAELVRKQNIGFQRKDEGMEIGNA is encoded by the exons ATGCAGAAAATGAGTATGTTGTCGCCACTCCTCTATCTGTTTGTGGATATGTGTGCGGTGTGGGCGATCGGTATGTGCCACctttccccactcctcctcccccaccccttcatCACCCTGTGGGGTGGAGGTCTTTTCCGTGcctgcctctttctctttctcaccgcTACCTACCCTGGGACCCTACCATGGATGAGCAGCCTGGAGGGAGTCCAGACTATGGGAGTACTTTGCTCTCTCTACCCAGTCTACATTAGCCTTCTCTGGACGTTTGGAGTTTCCACCCTGGATCAGCTATGGGGATGGCACTCATGGCAAGGA CTTTTACAGAGCTATGGCGTGACAGCTGTGGCCTGGTTATATTGGACGCGCTACGTCCCGACTCTATCCAGTAAGACCACTGAGGAACCTGAAAAGACTGGGTCCTCGCTGCAGAGGCTGCTGGGATACATGAAGCCCTATATGATACGTTTTGGAGGGGTGCTCTTTCTTGTGATCATCTCGTCACTTG GTGAGATGGCGATTCCACATTACACTGGCCGTATGACAGACTGGATTATGAATGAAGATGAGCCTGAAGCCTTTTCTTATGCTATCACAATTATGACAGTCATCACCATCTCCAG TGCCCtttctgagtttgtgtgtgacctCATCTACAATATCACCATGAGCCTTATACACACCTCTGTACAGGGCTTGGTCTTTCAGTCTGTTCTAAAACAAGAGATTGCATTCTTTGATAGTAATAAAACAG GTGAGATAGTGTCACGCATCACCACGGACACTAACACGATGAGTGAATCTTTGAGTGAGAAGTTGAGCTTGCTTATGTGGTATTTTGCCCGGATTATTTTCCTTTTTGGCTTCATGCTCAATCTCTCCTGGAAGCTGTCCCTTTTCACTGCCATGGGACTCCCCATCATCCTTGTCATTCCAAAGATATCAGGAAAGTTCCACCAG GCACTTTCCAAAAAGGTTCAAGAGTCTCTAGCTAAGGCCAATCATGTTGCCACGGAAACATTCTCCTCCATCAAGACAGTGAGGAGCTTTGCCAATGAGGAAGGTGAAACAGAAAGATACAAAAAAAGCTTGGAGGACACTTACACTCTCAACAAAAAGGAAGCTGCTGCCTATGCAGCTTCCACCTGGACCAATAGT ATGTCTAGCCTGGCACTTAAGGTCAGTATCCTGTACTATGGTGGGATGCTGGTAACGAGAGGGGACGTCAGCAGTGGGGACTTGGTGTCTTTCGTTCTGTATGAGCTCCAGTTCTCTTCTGCTGTGGAG GTTTTGATGTCATACTATCCACACGTGAAGCAAGCAATTGGTGCATCTGAGGAGATATTTGAGTACATGGACAGAAAGCCCCAAGTTCCTCCAGAAGGGTCTTTGGCCCCCAAAACACTTAAGGGCCATGTTGAATTCAAGAATATCACATTTGCTTATCTtgacaaagaaaaaaacgacaaaACTACACTGAAG AATCTGTCTCTGGAGCTGAAACCAGGCAAGATTACTGCTCtggtgggtctgtctggtgcAGGAAAAAGCACCTGTGTCAGTCTTCTGGAAAGGTTTTACCAACCCCAGGAAGGAATGATTCTGCTAGATGGAGAGCCCCTAAATAGCTACAATGACCAGTACCTACATGACAAG ATCAGCGTGGTGAGTCAGGAGCCAGTGCTGTTTGCCCGTTCTGTCAAAGAGAACATCAAATATGGATGTGAGGGCATGTCGGATGAAGAAATGCACCGTGCTGCAGAGCAAGCCAATGCCCACAAATTCATTTCTGAACTGCCCAATGGCTATGACACAG ATgctggggagaaggggggacagGTGTCAGGGGGGCAGAAGCAGCGAATTGCCATCGCCAGAGCTCTGATAAGACAACCTCGGGTACTGGTGCTGGATGACGCCACCAGTAACCTGGACACCGAAAGCGAGCACATG GTGCACCAAGCCCTGCTGAAGGACAGTAATCGTTGTACAGTGCTATTGATTGCCCAAAAGATGAGCTCAGTGGAGAAAGCCAGCCATATTGTTGTTCTCAAGGAGGGAGAAGTCTATGAGGAGGGGGGCCATGATGAACTCATGAAGAATGATGGGTTCTATGCAGAATTGGTGAGGAAACAGAACATTGGCTTTCAGCGTAAAGACGAGGGGATGGAAATTGGAAATGCTTAG
- the brd2b gene encoding bromodomain-containing protein 2b isoform X2 codes for METAINPPLDSSLVGLSGGGGVIGMEQGASGPGKRIRKPSLLYEGFESPSLPHVATLGSGPPAPPQPPVKDPGRQGHMTNQLQFLQKALLKSLWRHHFAWPFHEPVDAFRLSLPDYHKIIKQPMDMGTIKKRLENNYYRSASECMQDFNTMFTNCYIYNKPTDDIVLMAQSLEKVFLQKVAQMPQEEIELAPPAPRGKPGKAGKGRKANAVRAHQVPAVSQSAYSPSSSDTADSMLSNSPQTVLTKSLPPASMLGMPHTQPTAKKKGVKRKADTTTPSTMGLPVGVGARMVGLGKGGHGGQVHDPSSALSLSSLGGMGMEAPPGMGLVRGAVGPGGPVLLQPMMAGGGKVMGRRGGSGRPIKPPKKDLPDSLQVPPTRRGKLSQQLRYCNGVLKDLVSKKHTAYAWPFYKPVDASALGVHDYHDIIKYPMDLSTVKRKMDCREYRDSQQFAGDIRLMFSNCYKYNPPDHDVVGMARKLQDVFEFRFAKMPDEPVKDRPAVSLGIRPSSSSSSSSSSSSSSESEPSSDSEESRSSPSSDSEEERAQRLAQLQDQVCTQLRAVHEQLAALSHGPIVKPKKKRDKKDKKEKKKKKKPEKRSRGGRGGGERGGERGGGGGGGEEREKPAKVSKSKSGRGSGVAPTQGKRGPGRKKNSKTTKKSQASAALYAPPASSMLPHYDSEEEEETSPMSYDEKRQLSLDINKLPGEKLGRVVHIIQAREPSLRDTNPEEIEIDFETLKPSTLRELERYVMTCLRKKPRKPYVKKMGSGKSKEELTQEKQRELERRLQDVSGQLNSAKKPQKPKVEKQSSVEPHAQPSRLSASSSSSDSSSSSSSSSDTSDSDSG; via the exons ATGGAAACGGCCATTAACCCACCTCTTGACAG TTCTCTGGTGGGGCTGTCTGGCGGTGGAGGTGTCATCGGGATGGAGCAGGGTGCCTCAGGCCCTGGCAAGCGCATTCGCAAGCCCTCATTGCTGTATGAGGGCTTTGAGAGCCCTTCGCTGCCCCACGTGGCCACCTTGGGCTCGGGCCCCCCCgcaccaccccagccccctgtcAAGGATCCGGGGCGCCAGGGCCACATGACCAACCAGCTTCAGTTTCTACAGAAGGCCCTGCTGAAGTCTCTGTGGAGGCACCACTTCGCCTGGCCCTTTCACGAACCTGTGGACGCCTTCCGGCTCAGTCTGCCG gaTTATCATAAAATCATCAAGCAGCCCATGGACATGGGCACCATCAAGAAGCGCTTGGAGAACAACTACTACCGCAGTGCTAGCGAGTGCATGCAGGACTTCAACACCATGTTTACCAATTGCTACATCTACAACAAG CCCACAGATGACATAGTGCTGATGGCCCAGTCTCTGGAGAAGGTCTTCCTACAGAAGGTAGCCCAGATGCCCCAGGAGGAAATTGAGCTGGCCCCTCCTGCCCCACGAGGCAAGCCGGGAAAAGCTGGCAAGGGTCGCAAGGCCAACG CTGTGAGAGCCCACCAGGTGCCGGCTGTGTCTCAGTCCGCCtactcgccctcctcctcagacACCGCCGACTCCATGCTCTCCAACTCCCCCCAGACCGTTCTGACCAAGAgccttcctcctgcctccatgctaggcatgccacacacacagcccactgcCAAG AAGAAGGGAGTGAAGCGGAAGGCcgacaccaccaccccctccaccatggGCCTGCCCGTGGGCGTCGGAGCCCGGATGGTGGGCCTCGGGAAGGGAGGTCACGGGGGCCAGGTGCATGACCCCTCCTCTgcactctcgctctcctccttggGGGGCATGGGCATGGAGGCCCCCCCGGGTATGGGCCTGGTCAGGGGTGCCGTAGGGCCAGGGGGGCCCGTCCTGCTCCAGCCCATGATGGCTGGGGGTGGGAAAGTCATGGGCCGCAGAGGGGGCAGCGGACGCCCCATTAAACCCCCCAAGAAGGACCTGCCGGACTCTTTGCAGGTCCCGCCAACGCGACGGGGCAAGCTGAGCCAGCAGCTACGCTACTGCAACGGGGTTCTGAAGGATCTGGTGTCCAAGAAGCACACAGCGTACGCCTGGCCCTTCTACAAGCCCGTCGACGCCTCAGCTCTGGGTGTGCACGACTATCACGACATCATCAAATACCCCATGGACCTCAGCACCGTCAAG aggaagatggactgtCGTGAGTACAGGGACTCTCAGCAGTTTGCGGGGGACATCCGCCTCATGTTTTCCAACTGCTACAAGTACAACCCCCCTGACCACGATGTGGTGGGCATGGCCCGCAAGCTACAG GATGTGTTCGAGTTCCGCTTTGCCAAGATGCCCGATGAGCCTGTCAAGGATCGTCCGGCCGTGTCCCTCGGGATTcggccctcctcttcctcgtcctcctcctcgtcctcctcctcgtcgtcgGAGAGCGAGCCCAGCAGCGACAGCGAGGAGAGCAGGAGCAGCCCGAGCTCAGACAGCGAAGAGGAGCGGGCCCAGCGACTGGCTCAGCTGCAGGACCAGGTCTGCACACAG CTCCGAGCCGTGCACGAGCAGCTGGCAGCCCTCTCTCACGGGCCCATCGTCAAACCCAAGAAGAAGAGGGACAAGAAGgacaagaaggagaagaagaaaaagaagaagccgGAAAAACGGAGccgaggggggcgagggggaggcgagcgaggaggagagcgaggtggtggtggaggaggaggggaggaacgtGAAAAGCCGGCCAAGGTTTCCAAGAGCAAGTCCGGACGAGGGAGTGGGGTAGCGCCCACCCAGGGCAAGAGGGGTCCCGGCCGCAAGAAGAACAGCAA gacCACCAAGAAGTCCCAGGCGTCAGCGGCCCTCTACGCCCCGCCggcctcctccatgctgccccactacgattccgaggaggaggaggagacgtcgCCCATGAGCTACGACGAGAAACGCCAGCTCAGTCTCGACATCAACAAGCTCCCGGGCGAGAAGCTGGGCCGGGTGGTCCACATCATCCAGGCGCGCGAGCCCTCGCTGCGCGACACCAACCCGGAGGAGATCGAGATCGACTTTGAGACGCTCAAGCCGTCCACGCTGCGGGAGCTGGAGAGATACGTGATGACGTGCTTGAGGAAGAAGCCACGCAAGCCCTACG TGAAGAAGATGGGAAGTGGGAAGTCGAAGGAGGAACTGACccaggagaagcagagggagctggagaggcgGCTGCAGGATGTCAGCGGACAGCTCAACTCGGCCAAAAAGCCCCAGAAACCCAAAG TGGAGAAGCAGAGCAGCGTGGAGCCTCACGCCCAGCCCTCGCGCCTCAGCGCCAGCAGCTCCAGCtccgactcctcctcctcatcctcctcctcctcagacaccAGCGACTCGGATTCTGGCTGA
- the brd2b gene encoding bromodomain-containing protein 2b isoform X1 — translation METAINPPLDSSSLVGLSGGGGVIGMEQGASGPGKRIRKPSLLYEGFESPSLPHVATLGSGPPAPPQPPVKDPGRQGHMTNQLQFLQKALLKSLWRHHFAWPFHEPVDAFRLSLPDYHKIIKQPMDMGTIKKRLENNYYRSASECMQDFNTMFTNCYIYNKPTDDIVLMAQSLEKVFLQKVAQMPQEEIELAPPAPRGKPGKAGKGRKANAVRAHQVPAVSQSAYSPSSSDTADSMLSNSPQTVLTKSLPPASMLGMPHTQPTAKKKGVKRKADTTTPSTMGLPVGVGARMVGLGKGGHGGQVHDPSSALSLSSLGGMGMEAPPGMGLVRGAVGPGGPVLLQPMMAGGGKVMGRRGGSGRPIKPPKKDLPDSLQVPPTRRGKLSQQLRYCNGVLKDLVSKKHTAYAWPFYKPVDASALGVHDYHDIIKYPMDLSTVKRKMDCREYRDSQQFAGDIRLMFSNCYKYNPPDHDVVGMARKLQDVFEFRFAKMPDEPVKDRPAVSLGIRPSSSSSSSSSSSSSSESEPSSDSEESRSSPSSDSEEERAQRLAQLQDQVCTQLRAVHEQLAALSHGPIVKPKKKRDKKDKKEKKKKKKPEKRSRGGRGGGERGGERGGGGGGGEEREKPAKVSKSKSGRGSGVAPTQGKRGPGRKKNSKTTKKSQASAALYAPPASSMLPHYDSEEEEETSPMSYDEKRQLSLDINKLPGEKLGRVVHIIQAREPSLRDTNPEEIEIDFETLKPSTLRELERYVMTCLRKKPRKPYVKKMGSGKSKEELTQEKQRELERRLQDVSGQLNSAKKPQKPKVEKQSSVEPHAQPSRLSASSSSSDSSSSSSSSSDTSDSDSG, via the exons ATGGAAACGGCCATTAACCCACCTCTTGACAG CAGTTCTCTGGTGGGGCTGTCTGGCGGTGGAGGTGTCATCGGGATGGAGCAGGGTGCCTCAGGCCCTGGCAAGCGCATTCGCAAGCCCTCATTGCTGTATGAGGGCTTTGAGAGCCCTTCGCTGCCCCACGTGGCCACCTTGGGCTCGGGCCCCCCCgcaccaccccagccccctgtcAAGGATCCGGGGCGCCAGGGCCACATGACCAACCAGCTTCAGTTTCTACAGAAGGCCCTGCTGAAGTCTCTGTGGAGGCACCACTTCGCCTGGCCCTTTCACGAACCTGTGGACGCCTTCCGGCTCAGTCTGCCG gaTTATCATAAAATCATCAAGCAGCCCATGGACATGGGCACCATCAAGAAGCGCTTGGAGAACAACTACTACCGCAGTGCTAGCGAGTGCATGCAGGACTTCAACACCATGTTTACCAATTGCTACATCTACAACAAG CCCACAGATGACATAGTGCTGATGGCCCAGTCTCTGGAGAAGGTCTTCCTACAGAAGGTAGCCCAGATGCCCCAGGAGGAAATTGAGCTGGCCCCTCCTGCCCCACGAGGCAAGCCGGGAAAAGCTGGCAAGGGTCGCAAGGCCAACG CTGTGAGAGCCCACCAGGTGCCGGCTGTGTCTCAGTCCGCCtactcgccctcctcctcagacACCGCCGACTCCATGCTCTCCAACTCCCCCCAGACCGTTCTGACCAAGAgccttcctcctgcctccatgctaggcatgccacacacacagcccactgcCAAG AAGAAGGGAGTGAAGCGGAAGGCcgacaccaccaccccctccaccatggGCCTGCCCGTGGGCGTCGGAGCCCGGATGGTGGGCCTCGGGAAGGGAGGTCACGGGGGCCAGGTGCATGACCCCTCCTCTgcactctcgctctcctccttggGGGGCATGGGCATGGAGGCCCCCCCGGGTATGGGCCTGGTCAGGGGTGCCGTAGGGCCAGGGGGGCCCGTCCTGCTCCAGCCCATGATGGCTGGGGGTGGGAAAGTCATGGGCCGCAGAGGGGGCAGCGGACGCCCCATTAAACCCCCCAAGAAGGACCTGCCGGACTCTTTGCAGGTCCCGCCAACGCGACGGGGCAAGCTGAGCCAGCAGCTACGCTACTGCAACGGGGTTCTGAAGGATCTGGTGTCCAAGAAGCACACAGCGTACGCCTGGCCCTTCTACAAGCCCGTCGACGCCTCAGCTCTGGGTGTGCACGACTATCACGACATCATCAAATACCCCATGGACCTCAGCACCGTCAAG aggaagatggactgtCGTGAGTACAGGGACTCTCAGCAGTTTGCGGGGGACATCCGCCTCATGTTTTCCAACTGCTACAAGTACAACCCCCCTGACCACGATGTGGTGGGCATGGCCCGCAAGCTACAG GATGTGTTCGAGTTCCGCTTTGCCAAGATGCCCGATGAGCCTGTCAAGGATCGTCCGGCCGTGTCCCTCGGGATTcggccctcctcttcctcgtcctcctcctcgtcctcctcctcgtcgtcgGAGAGCGAGCCCAGCAGCGACAGCGAGGAGAGCAGGAGCAGCCCGAGCTCAGACAGCGAAGAGGAGCGGGCCCAGCGACTGGCTCAGCTGCAGGACCAGGTCTGCACACAG CTCCGAGCCGTGCACGAGCAGCTGGCAGCCCTCTCTCACGGGCCCATCGTCAAACCCAAGAAGAAGAGGGACAAGAAGgacaagaaggagaagaagaaaaagaagaagccgGAAAAACGGAGccgaggggggcgagggggaggcgagcgaggaggagagcgaggtggtggtggaggaggaggggaggaacgtGAAAAGCCGGCCAAGGTTTCCAAGAGCAAGTCCGGACGAGGGAGTGGGGTAGCGCCCACCCAGGGCAAGAGGGGTCCCGGCCGCAAGAAGAACAGCAA gacCACCAAGAAGTCCCAGGCGTCAGCGGCCCTCTACGCCCCGCCggcctcctccatgctgccccactacgattccgaggaggaggaggagacgtcgCCCATGAGCTACGACGAGAAACGCCAGCTCAGTCTCGACATCAACAAGCTCCCGGGCGAGAAGCTGGGCCGGGTGGTCCACATCATCCAGGCGCGCGAGCCCTCGCTGCGCGACACCAACCCGGAGGAGATCGAGATCGACTTTGAGACGCTCAAGCCGTCCACGCTGCGGGAGCTGGAGAGATACGTGATGACGTGCTTGAGGAAGAAGCCACGCAAGCCCTACG TGAAGAAGATGGGAAGTGGGAAGTCGAAGGAGGAACTGACccaggagaagcagagggagctggagaggcgGCTGCAGGATGTCAGCGGACAGCTCAACTCGGCCAAAAAGCCCCAGAAACCCAAAG TGGAGAAGCAGAGCAGCGTGGAGCCTCACGCCCAGCCCTCGCGCCTCAGCGCCAGCAGCTCCAGCtccgactcctcctcctcatcctcctcctcctcagacaccAGCGACTCGGATTCTGGCTGA